The window CGAGGACGAGGAAGGAGCAGAGGGGGAAGGACACATAGACGAGGACGAAGAGCCGGAGGAGGAAGGAGCATTGCTGGCAGGAGTCAATTTCAATGCAAATTCGGACTTTAATTTGCATTTCTTTGACACACCGGAGGACTCGTCCACACAAGGTGCCTACAGCGAGGCCAATAGCTTGGATTCCGACCAGGAAGAGCCAGACCTGCCCCAGCACAAGTTGCAACAggcgcagcaacagcaacagcaccagcagcagcatcatcaGCGGGAGTTGCAGGATTGTTTGAGTGCCATTGAAGCAGATCCCCTGCAGTTGCTGCACTGCGACGATTTTTACACAGCCCCAGTGGAAAACGTAGCTGCCCCCCTTGCCCcaacgcagcagcagcatcagcaacagcaacacacccaccagcaacatcaacaggcccagcagcaacagcaacatcatcgtcagcagcaacaacatcaccCACAGGcccagcaacatcagcaactgaACTGCACGCTGAGCAATGGTGGAGGTGCTCTGTACACCATCAGCAGTGTGCATCAGTTTGGTCCGGccagtaacaacaacagctCCTCacccacctcctcctccgcctccaGCGGCGCCCACGCCTCGCCGGATAGTGGTTGCTCCTCGGGTGCCTCGTCCGTCTCATCATCGGAGCATTTTGGCCGCTCAACAGCAGTTGTCAATGTCAGCGGCCAGGCTCATTCATCCTCGTCAGCGGttaccagcagcagcagcaacaacaacaacaacaatagcaacagcaacatcagcaattGCAACTCCAACCCCGCAGCAACATCTTCATCTGTTGCGCATCTGAACAAAGGTAAGTATGTGCAACTAGCGGAGACTCCACTCTTCCGGACCATTGTTGTCGCAGTTCGAAAATTATGTTCAATAAATTTGCATTCATTGCataacagcagcagcagcagcaactaccagtgcaactgcaactgcaacggcaATAGCTGCAAATGTAACTAGCAATTGAAAGCCTGAAGACTGCAAGTTTCTTCTCCTTTTGAGGAAACTATTAAAGCGCAGCatgaaaaatgtgaaaatgaATATAATTCCCTGTTATTGGCCCATGtgcctgttgttgttgttgttggatttttcattttattttccttcttCACTCTGAGGAAATTGCTTTTCATGTTGCAGTCTGTCAATGCTGCAATGCCATGGCGATTGGGGCAATTGAAAGCCATGCAACAACGaatgttttcattttcataaatCGCCTTGAATGGCTTTCGGCTGTTTTCAGAGGtgtatgcactgagagaaaaattACTAAAGTTGGTAATAGGTTTTAAGAGAGATTTCTTACTTCTTCTAAAACTTTTGAGTAGTTAGTAGTGTAGTTTCtttctttcagtgtatttttgtaataaaatctGAGAGTACTGACTCGAGAAATGCCtgagaaatttaatttaaaaagcaCTTCTCTAAACTACCCTGGATTATCCTTGCTGGATTAACTTTTATAATTAAACGTCCTGCCATCTAGGATCACAAAGTTGCCACTAATGGTTGCAAGCTCCTCACCCTCACCCTCAGAGGTCGCTGGGAGGAAGTAATGTCTGCCATTTTGAAGTCAATCAGTTGCCCAGATAAATGCAAGAAATGCAAAAGAAAAATGTCGTGGAAAATATGAAGTCTTTGTCGTCTATCGTCTGACAACGCGGAAATGCCAAGCACTTTTCCACTGTCCCGCTCCGGTCTACCTCGCCCCCTCATCCCTCCTCGTCGTGGGGCAAACAATGGCATTTCAAATTGTCAACTTACAAAAGCCAACCAAATGATTTGCATTTGAACGCAGCGCGAAAATGAAAAGCAGGCACTTGAATTTCCTTTTGGTTTTCCATTCCTGCCCCCCCTCCCAGCGGCGACGACATTTTCCAGACaacgttgttgttgctgccacaacagcagcagcagcagcaaccgatggtgaaaattcaatttgcaaTTGCACAAGCGCGTAACGCTTCACCCCACTCCTTTTCACCCAGCCCCTGCCTCCCCCGACAGCCAGGCAGCCGGGCAGGCACCCTGcgtctgtctgtttgtcgGCGCGTGCAAGTTGCAcattaatttcattttgtttcGCATTTTAGAGGTGTGGCAACTCCAATTGCTGGCAGCGCACTGATAAAAAATAGGTACTAGATATCAATCAATTTAAAATCTGaagtttataattattttttatcatttaaCGAATCATTTAAGAAGGAAGATTGAATTTCTTTGAAACTATGTTTCTTTTGGGTAAACAATTTTATAAacctaaacttttttaaaaacttgtattattctttattttttacaacattttcatagttgatttgatttttgagTTTTTATACCAAAAAAGAAACATGGCTCAGAAGCCatacttttaatattttgtttattagaACATAGAAGTTAGTAAACCTgaaagattattatttatattattatatataccaggaataaattttaaatcaatttattattaattacttTAAATAAACACACATAAATATCAAACAAACCCCTAACTATAATAGACTTTTCCCGCCGTGTTCCCGTCGCAGTTCAAACTCCGCGCTTAGTTCATTTGCCTCTTCCTCTTGCATTagaaaagcaaaaataaaaaactaaaaaataaaaataaacataaaataaaggCAGGCAAGAAATAAAGTCAAATTGAATTCGAAATGAAATGCCAAGAAGCAAACATAGCTGTCTGGCTCCAGTTTTTCTGCCTTTTTGCcagccttttctttttttccatgttttttttttaatttgcaatGCAAATTTTTTTGGGCTCTCGCAGTGAAAATGGTGCGGCTGCAGTTTTTCCTCGTGACTGGTAGAagtagcagcaacaacaacaacaacccaAGCATCAGACGTCTTGGCTTGTAATACGGTTTTGTAGGCGGTGGCGTATACgtgattttttttggcatttcttCTTATCGCACATCGGCAGCGTTAGCGCTGAAGTTGAACGTACTTTGTGGGCCTGGGGGCATGGCATGTGTTGCATTTGACTTTGATTGCTCATAGCCAGGCCCCAATTTATTGGGCTTAATCATCTCGAGCATAATTAAGCAGCGCATTTGTCagcaatttcattttcattttcattctcccctcaaaaatacatttttaatttagctTGCGTCATTTGTCGATTGATTGTTGCCTCGAGTGGCAAGTGTGGCAAGTATGGCAAGTGTGACAAGCGGGAGATTTCGAGTGGGTGATACAGCCCGGTGACAGCAAACTCATTTGGCAAATTGCAATTGCTGCACATgcggcgtatgagcaatgtgGCACGGCGTTGCATAACCCACTTGCCGGACAACTTTCCAAAACGAAGGAAATGTAAACGaaacaaatgcatttttccCTTGcagagcaacagcagcaacagccacaGCAGACcacgcagcagcaacagcagcagcagtcgcagcaacatcaacaattGCAACACCCGCAGCAGCAATCGTTTGGCCTATCTGactccagcaacaacaactccaGTAGCAATagtaacagcaacagcagcaacaacaacggtgTCTCCTCGAAGTCTTTTGTGCCCTGCAAAGTTTGTGGCGACAAGGCATCGGGCTACCATTATGGTGTAACCTCCTGCGAGGGTTGTAAGGTGAGTTTTTCTTGAAACTTCCATTTCCAATGTACATATTGTAACCTCTTGCCTAGCTTTATCCAGCTACTGCATAATGTACTAGGTACTCGCAACGGGACTCTTATTAATGGGGAGCTCTGTCGGGAGATGGGGTGGGTTTTTTGCTAATACCAGTACATAAGGTTACTTTAAGATTAATCAAAGAGTCCCTACTGTAGCTAACTGTCCACTCGATCATGGAGAagcaaaaatcaaaaagaaaaaaattacctCAGAACACTCGGGTTCATTGACCCCGAGAAGATAAACGGAATGATTGTATAATTGCAGGTGGGaggaagaaaacaaaaaaaaaggaggaagtGTATGTGCCGACACAGCTGTTAAACGTCGGACACTGTTTCTTTACCCACCCTACCTTGGTCTTtagaactttatttttttaagaccGCAATTATTACACCTACTCACATTCCCAGGtcacagaaataataattattcacTCATAATTTGATGGTAAATtactatatattaaaaaaaaatcataatttttcttcattgcTTAAATTGTAGTTTTACCAATTATAGGCgaatattctatatatataattcaaaatactcattataaaaaaataaaattcaacaaCAATGCATAAACGTTAGATTTTAGACCGAGCTAAGAACGGGGCGatcaacaaaatcaaaacaaaccaGCCTTGCGGTATGTCAGCTTATCTGCTGGGCAGATATGTAGGGGTTCATATGATTATTCCTAAATGCACGGCAACATAGCAGTTGATTTTACTCTTagaattgaattgattttactcTTTAAAtggaattgattttttttctctttataattttaagttttacGCTTTAGCATATTGATCTTTTAGATTTGCATTGATTTtactctttataatttttttttttctttttatttattatttttttctttatttaacttttcaaaatttcaactAAAAATCTCTTAAGAATTTTAACCCCgcttaaaattttctttgtttgtaGATATTGGTTTTTAGTTGGTTTTCACTCACCCCATTTTTTGGGATCCtcgatgaaggccttcatttTGGAGTCGGGTATCTGATGCTGTTTAGTTTCAATAGAGGTTAAAGTTCTTACAACTAAGTTACAAATAAAGCCATATGCTGCAAGCCATTCCTtaattacaatatttttttttttgtttttctgctATCTAACTTCACATTTCAATGGTTGGGCTATTTTTACTTATAATAGGTTTACAATTAGACTTaggtatttaatttattactttattattattctaatTTTTATCGATGTgacttcattttatttttttgttgttttaaattcatcagtagttctttttttttttttttgcaactttATCAACTTTTAGCAATCTGTATGATGCAGATTTAATCGTAACAGAATTACTTAAGCTATTCGAAGaccttttttatttgctgGGCCCTCCGaagatatatatgtatatatacgtATACCTGTACGATATTAGAAATCGCACTGGACTGttttacaatatatatatgtagattCTTTACATTTTTACTAATAATTGGCGGAGACCTGGGGTCTTGATGGGTGGAGTGGGTGAACCGGCACTGATCCAGGTGTGGGGACAGGTGTTGAGATTGGAGCGGtcgtttatattatttttattgttttgttgtttttgtattattattcGGCCTCAGAAATCGCCTTATTCAAGGCTAGGGTTTTCCgcgatttaatttattcactTTATTGGCTTCTATAGCCTCCGATGGTGATATACTTCACagattttaattgtttgttttttttcttttttttttttttaaatgtgtgGGTGATCACTTGCACGTGATTCACTaggtatgtatgtatatgtacatAAGTATTGATTAGCTTGACAGCTCCAAAGCAAAAGAATTAGGCCACTGCTTAGTAAGCAGCTGCAGACTAATGTCAAGGTATGTACGAATACATAGGATGCAAATTAgaatgaatacaaaaaaaattgctaCCCCTATCGATAAAAGTGGAGAGTTTCGTTAAGATTAGACGTTATTCTaatctaatttttttgaaactcgAATGGGCAGCACAGGTGACCATTACAATATTTCGAAGATTATAGTATATTACTTTAATTTAGATGAAAACACATTATAATAATGGTACTTTTTCAGGGTTTCTTTCGTCGCAGCATCCAGAAGCAGATAGAGTACCGGTGCCTGAGAGACGGCAAGTGCCTCGTCATCCGGCTGAACCGCAATCGGTGCCAGTACTGCCGCTTCAAGAAATGCCTTTCCGCTGGCATGAGCCGCGACTGTGagtaccaaaaaaaaatctatccAACCTAGCAGTATGATTAAGCCAATTCGCAAATGCCAAGTTAAGCCAACCTGGCCAACTAACTGGGCCCAAAGTGAAGGGGAGGCTGCACCTTTCGGCTTGGCCCCTTGATAACTTTATTAGCCGCGAAACCGCTGGCAGATTTCTGCCAAAAGATCGCAGATTGTGTCAGTTAGTTGTCCCGGGAAATTGGCAACTCTGAGATATGCTTTTCTAAATGGTATAATTTACTTTACACTAAGAATAAAGCTAGAAAGCGCTTTGTTCATTTTAAACTTGTGTATTTTATTGaaacatttatttaacaatAATTACTATTCAAATTTAATAATGAGAACTATAAGTTTAAGCCAAAATATTTCAGAATTTCATAACAAACTGTATGTTCTGCAAActagaaatataaaatatatttattaatgaaTGTATTTGATAAGAATTGTATGTTATGTTATaatcatagcttgcaaataactgttaaccgtttttttgcttacgctctgtttgcgagagcaaccgaaacaaagcatgccgtttcggtttctctctgagcagcaggctttgttttgttttgtttcggttttctgttgaaggaattacgatgagcaaatcgtgaaactctcatctaccgaacatcgctcaatgagagatttgagttTCACTCGCACtgagagactcagtaaaagaccgattgactaaaaaagtcagcgcaaaaagtcttttcaataatttgttttcgtttcgctgcacagtggtgCATGGTAaatgaaatttgacgaaaaaacttattaaaattttaaacgtgaattttccaatttccaactaatatattgattattttaattaaaaaatgaatagtttccttttaaattcatttattttgagttaagcttaaaaactaaactttgTTGTCcgttttgttaaatataaaaaattgatgcacttttttagtaagttctcgtcccattttcaataaatttgatgaatcactgtttacacgagagatttacaaagcaaattgacaagttgagcccactaaacttcacatacacacatacatgcacaaaaaactttttgaatcgtcgaacgcaagcaaacggtcctagaaagagcagaccaaacgaaaacagaaaaaagtgtgctttgactgagcgcgagcaaaatttgtttacgagcaactcaatcggttgctctcagactttttgctcaaagtctcagtgacaaacacttattttgagaccgctcgaatcggttaacagttatttgcaagctatggttATAATTTCTAGAGCTAGTTCTTGTAGAACTGCTTCATTTGTCCACTAGCACTACTACGTGCTTGCTGAATACGGCAATAATATCTGCAATTGGTACATCCTTCATTTGATATGAAGTGATGTCCATTGCAGAAACCATCGCAACATCGTTtggctgaaataataaaaaaaattataaatttaaaaaaaaaatttaaaattaaaatgttaCTCACCtttaacaaaatttacaaaataaaaattttctaaTTCTCTCCTCTTAATCTAAATCTGAATCTGAAATtgttgaaaataattaattattatttttaattaatttgtaaataaaactTACCGGAATGGTTACGGCCAAGACCAattaaattaacattttggctATATGGCACCGGATATTGCGGCATGGGGCGGGATCCTCCGTTCTGACTTGCGGTATTCGACCTTCGCACCATTGCTTTCCATTTGTTTCTGAGAAGCAATTGTTCCCCAATGGGAATATAACGGGTCCCCATGCCCTCGCAAAATCGGTGATGGGAGCCAATGCTAACTTTGCTGGCGAATGGGCACCACAagcattgttttatttttgggtcGTCAACGCAACTTCTTATGTGCTCCAAATACTTCGCCCTCGACAGTTTGAGGTAGCAGTGTTGGCATTGGTAAAGTTTTGTGGTCCAGCGCCGACCGCTGCCGTCCACATGGGAGTGTGGCACCCAGTCAACAATTGAACTTCTTCTTCTTTGTTGATCTTGTTCTTGCCACCATTGTTGCATTTGTCCCCACCGTTGTCGCTGATACAGCAGATCTCTAGGTCGCCGCTCCAGCTCTTCAGCAGGTCGCCGATCGAGCCCTTCAACAGGTCGCCGATCCAGCTCGCCAGCAGGTCGCAGAGCTTCACGTCGCCGATCCAGCTCGCCAGCAGGTCGCAGAGCTTCACGTCGCTGATCCAGCTCGCCAGCAGGTCGCAGAGCTTCACGTCGCCGATCCAGCTCGCCAGCAGGTCGCAGAGCTTCACGTCGCTGATCCAGCTCGCTAGCAGGTCGCAGAGCTTCACGTCGCCGATCCAGCTCGCCAGCAGGTCGCCGCTGTTCTTGCCGCCGTTGTTCCCGTTCCTGCCGCCGTTCTTGCGGCcgttgttggtggtggtggtggtgttggaAGGGCGAGCCTTGGGCACATGGACGTGGCACATGGTAAGGGCAGTATCGCGCCGGTGCACAATGGCAACATGGAGCATCAGGTGCTCTTGGCGGAACATATAACTTATAATTTCTAGAGCTAGTTCTTGTAGAACTGCTTCTTTTGTCCACTAGCACTACTACGTGCTTGCTGAATACGGCAATAATATCTGCAATTGGTACATCCTTCATTTGATATGAAGTGATGTCCATTGCAGAAACCATCGCAACATCGTTtggctgaaataataaaaaaaattataaatttaaaaaaaaaatttaaaattaaaatgttaCTCACCtttaacaaaatttacaaaataaaaattttctaaTTCTCTCCTCTTAATCTAAATCTGAATCTGAAATtgttgaaaataattaattattatttttaattaatttgtaaataaaactTACCGGAATGGTTACGGCCAAGACCAattaaattaacattttggctATATGGCACCGGATATTGCGGCATGGGGCGGGATCCTCCGTTCTGACTTGCGGTATTCGACCTTCGCACCATTGCTTTCCATTTGTTTCTGAGAAGCAATTGTTCCCCAATGGGAATATAACGGGTCCCCATGCCCTCGCAAAATCGGTGATGGGAGCCAATGCTAACTTTGCTGGCGAATGGGCACCACAagcattgttttatttttgggtcGTCAACGCAACTTCTTATGTGCTCCAAATACTTCGCCCTCGACAGTTTGAGGTAGCAGTGTTGGCATTGGTAAAGTTTTGTGGTCCAGCGCCGACCGCTGCCGTCCACATGGGAGTGTGGCACCCAGTCAACAATTGAACTTCTTCTTCTTTGTTGATCTTGTTCTTGCCACCATTGTTGCATTTGTCCCCACCGTTGTCGCTGATACAGCAGATCTCTAGGTCGCCGCTCCAGCTCTTCAGCAGGTCGCCGATCGAGCCCTTCAACAGGTCGCCGATCCAGCTCGCCAGCAGGTCGCAGAGCTTCACGTCGCCGATCCAGCTCGCCAGCAGGTCGCAGAGCTTCACGTCGCTGATCCAGCTCGCCAGCAGGTCGCAGAGCTTCACGTCGCCGATCCAGCTCGCCAGCAGGTCGCAGAGCTTCACGTCGCTGATCCAGCTCGCTAGCAGGTCGCAGAGCTTCACGTCGCCGATCCAGCTCGCCAGCAGGTCGCCGCTGTTCTTGCCGCCGTTGTTCCCGTTCCTGCCGCCGTTCTTGCGGCcgttgttggtggtggtggtggtgttggaAGGGCGAGCCTTGGGCACATGGACGTGGCACATGGTAAGGGCAGTATCGCGCCGGTGCACAATGGCAACATGGAGCATCAGGTGCTCTTGGCGGAACATATAACTTATAATTTCTAGAGCTAGTTCTTGTAGAACTGCTTCTTTTGTCCACTAGCACTACTACGTGCTTGCTGAATACGGCAATAATATCTGCAATTGGTACATCCTTCATTTGATATGAAGTGATGTCCATTGCAGAAACCATCGCAACATGGTTTGGCTGAAATAATGAAAAacattataaataaaaaaaaaaaattttaaattaaaatgttacTCACCtttaacaaaatttacaaaataaaaattttttatttctctcctcttaatctgaatctgaaattgttgaaaataattaattattatttttaattatttttaattaatttgtaaataaaactTACCAGAAAGGTTACGGCCAAGtccaattaaatttaaattttggctGTATGGCGCCAGAAATTGCGGCATGGGGCGGGATCCTCCATTTTGGCTTATGGTACTGGATATTCTCACCATTGCTTTCCACTTATTTCGTAGACGCAATTGTTCCCCAATGGGAATATAcctcgtccccatgccctcgCAAAATCGGTGGTGGGAGCCAATGCTGACTTTGCTGGCGAATGGGCACCACAAGCATTGCTTTATTTTTGGCTCGTCAACGCAATTCAGTATGTGTTCTAAATACTTCGTGGGCCTCGACAACCTGAGGTAGCAGTATTGGCATTGGTACAATATTGTTGTCCAGCGCCGACCGCTGCCGTCCTCATGGGAGTGTGGCACCCATTCAACAATGGCACTCCTTCCCCTTTGTTGTTGACCATGTTGTCGTAACCATTGTATTCGTCGCTCTTCTGCACGTCGCTGATCTGCACGTCGTAGCAGATCTCTGGGTCTTTCATCTAACTGATCTTCCGGTGGGCGATTCGGCAGATCTCTGGATCTTTGATTTAGCTCATCTTCTGCTCGCCGATTCGGCAGATCTCTGGATCTCAGATCTAGCTCATCTTCTGCTCGCAGATCTGGACGTCGCAGATCTGCACGTCGTAGCAGATCTCTGGATCTTTGATTTAGCTCATCTTCTGCTCGCCGATTCGGCAAATCTCTGGATCTTTGATTTAGCTCATCTTCTGCTCGCCGATTCGGCAGATCTCTGGATCTTTGATTTAGCTCATCTTCTGCTCGCAGATCTTGCCGCCGTTGCACATAGGGACAGTCTCGCGCCGGTGCACAATGGCAACATGGAGCCGAAGGCTCGCGTTGAGCACCGTATCCTTGCTCCGGTTGCGTTGAGGTTGAACGGGTTGGTACCTGTGCCGGTACGGTTCTTTCAAAAATTTCCACCTTGTGGGACTCGAGCAACtataaaaatgaaagaaaatgattaaaaaacaTACAATTTAGTACACATTAATAACACATTTTGATATTAAGTTATTCCCCAGCTCAACGAGAGGGAAGATTTCTTTGGTCGTATCGTAACGGTAAACGCCGACGCCTATGTGCGTAATTAAAAACTTCGAGAAACTTGTTCAAAATGTGTACACAAATTATTTATACATTCATGATCATCATGTATAtggtatatacatatataatgaCGATGAATGcacattaaatattaaaaataaacaaatattaataCTTACTATGTTAATCTGCATCTTTGTCTGCCTTTAAATTGCGATATTTACCGATAGTTTAAAACGAACAAAATTGGCAACTAGAGCTGGAACACAATCGATGTTTGGGGTCATCGATGATTTCagttgaaacaaaaaattaaaaaattaactaaTTTCTTTAGTTGAGATCATTGTTTAAAATCTTTGTTGAGCGTTAATTTTGTATGCTGCTGTCCAAGTTTACTATATGTAATAATAAATagggaaaaaaaacaaaaaaaacatacaattAAAAACAATCGATAGTGGCCTATGAGCCATCgatgttttgaaaatttaagagaAATCGAAAGTTTCCCAAAAAGTTTCATCACTATCGAAAAGACGCcaatttgaattttgattttcAATAAAGCGAACGCCGAAATGGAAATtgtaacaaaattaaaagcttTCGAAGGTGGGCTTCCCGCATCATTGCAGGGATGGATAGAGAGGAAGAAGGAATCGTTGGAAACAGGCGCTTGCTTGATTTCTAGCAATTTTGCATCATTGGATGAAGCGGAGGAACCGTTCTTTTTACTGTTTGACGAATTCCAcgtcaaaaatttaaaagtaagttaaaatgtaatttaatttgtagctatagaatatagctatatcctatatcctTAAAACACTATATAAATTTGGAGATTGAAACGTCTGGGATGGTCAAGTGTATAGAGATGgatgatatttaaaaaatatcgtATCGATGATATatcattttttgaaaaaataacaatGTGATAGAAAATTGATATATTAAGTATTTTagatgtaaaaaaaataatttttaataaatttgtatatacattttaattacattattatacatgttttaaaatttttaactaaGATCAAATAATATATATGGGTAATTTTCCAGAAAGGTCAATCgcgacaaaaaaattcaaagtcaataaaagaatgtttttttcaaacatttctcaaatctaaaccacaaatggacattgtttgaccttgagatttatttatagacatggcgaaagctaaacgaattggaaactgtagccttttgaagggtatggtaGAATCGGATGGTATCATCGGAATACGTGGCAGCAGGACCACTTT of the Drosophila ananassae strain 14024-0371.13 chromosome 2R, ASM1763931v2, whole genome shotgun sequence genome contains:
- the LOC116655920 gene encoding uncharacterized protein LOC116655920, coding for MQINILLESHKVEIFERTVPAQVPTRSTSTQPEQGYGAQREPSAPCCHCAPARDCPYVQRRQDLRAEDELNQRSRDLPNRRAEDELNQRSRDLPNRRAEDELNQRSRDLLRRADLRRPDLRAEDELDLRSRDLPNRRAEDELNQRSRDLPNRPPEDQLDERPRDLLRRADQRRAEERRIQWLRQHGQQQRGRSAIVEWVPHSHEDGSGRRWTTILYQCQYCYLRLSRPTKYLEHILNCVDEPKIKQCLWCPFASKVSIGSHHRFCEGMGTRYIPIGEQLRLRNKWKAMVRISSTISQNGGSRPMPQFLAPYSQNLNLIGLGRNLSDSD
- the LOC123257148 gene encoding uncharacterized protein LOC123257148, with product MFRQEHLMLHVAIVHRRDTALTMCHVHVPKARPSNTTTTTNNGRKNGGRNGNNGGKNSGDLLASWIGDVKLCDLLASWISDVKLCDLLASWIGDVKLCDLLASWISDVKLCDLLASWIGDVKLCDLLASWIGDLLKGSIGDLLKSWSGDLEICCISDNGGDKCNNGGKNKINKEEEVQLLTGCHTPMWTAAVGAGPQNFTNANTATSNCRGRSIWST